In Listeria cossartiae subsp. cossartiae, one genomic interval encodes:
- a CDS encoding ABC transporter permease: MFNLYFTALKSLAAKETNRYMRIWVQTLVPPVITTSLYFIIFGKMIGSRIGDMNGFSYMEYIVPGLIMMSVITSSYANVSSSFFSQKFQKNIEEILVAPVPTHIIIWGFLIGGIGRSILVGALVTLISMVFVPLHIHSWSIGIITFLMTAILFSLAGLINGIFARSFDDVSIVPTFVLQPLTYLGGVFYAISMLPPIWQAISKVNPIVYMISGFRYGFLGVSDVPVAVSLSILVLFIVVLYSVCWYLISKGRGLRS; the protein is encoded by the coding sequence ATGTTTAATCTATATTTTACCGCGTTAAAAAGTCTGGCGGCGAAAGAAACCAATCGTTATATGCGAATTTGGGTTCAGACGTTAGTGCCACCAGTAATCACGACTTCGCTTTACTTTATTATTTTTGGGAAAATGATTGGTAGCCGCATTGGCGATATGAACGGCTTTTCCTATATGGAATACATTGTGCCCGGTCTGATTATGATGTCCGTTATTACGAGTTCTTATGCCAATGTGTCATCTTCGTTTTTCTCGCAAAAGTTTCAGAAGAATATTGAGGAAATTCTCGTTGCGCCAGTGCCAACGCATATTATTATTTGGGGCTTTTTAATTGGCGGGATTGGTAGAAGTATTCTAGTCGGCGCGCTTGTTACTCTTATTTCGATGGTATTTGTGCCGTTACACATCCACTCATGGTCGATTGGGATTATTACCTTTTTAATGACGGCGATTTTATTTTCACTCGCGGGACTTATTAACGGGATTTTCGCTAGATCATTTGACGATGTATCGATTGTACCGACCTTTGTGTTACAACCGCTAACCTATTTAGGTGGCGTGTTTTATGCGATTTCAATGCTACCACCAATTTGGCAAGCTATTTCTAAAGTGAATCCGATTGTCTATATGATTTCTGGATTCCGCTACGGCTTCTTAGGTGTTAGTGATGTGCCGGTAGCCGTTTCGCTGTCGATTCTTGTGTTATTTATCGTCGTGCTTTATTCGGTTTGTTGGTATTTGATTAGTAAAGGTCGCGGACTTAGAAGTTAA
- a CDS encoding DUF4145 domain-containing protein, which yields MKMIKDVNEQEPYLGLRGDEIMENSYTCGYCNRHTSSVRGMPLIKDNYSSLHSGHAQQAGKSGVYICTQCKMPTFIWEDIQVPGNKFGNPVEGVSDTVNDIYEEARASFSVGAYTAVVLLCRKLLMNLAVDLGADENKNFAYYVNYLKDNHYIPVNSSDWVDAIRKHGNEATHETNVKSREDAEKMIKFSEMLIKMNYEYPSLIS from the coding sequence ATGAAAATGATTAAAGATGTTAATGAACAAGAACCATATTTGGGGCTGAGAGGTGATGAAATTATGGAAAATTCTTACACCTGTGGGTATTGCAACAGACATACATCTTCCGTAAGAGGTATGCCATTGATAAAAGATAACTATAGTAGTTTACATAGTGGGCATGCACAGCAAGCGGGGAAATCAGGCGTGTATATATGTACGCAATGCAAAATGCCAACTTTTATTTGGGAAGACATTCAAGTGCCTGGAAATAAGTTTGGTAATCCTGTTGAGGGTGTATCAGATACAGTCAATGACATTTACGAAGAAGCCAGAGCTTCATTTTCTGTAGGAGCTTATACGGCAGTTGTTTTACTTTGCCGAAAGTTATTAATGAATTTAGCAGTCGATTTAGGGGCAGATGAGAATAAGAATTTTGCTTATTATGTTAACTATCTAAAGGATAATCACTATATACCGGTGAATAGCAGTGATTGGGTGGACGCTATCCGTAAACATGGTAATGAAGCCACTCACGAAACAAACGTGAAGTCAAGAGAAGATGCAGAAAAAATGATTAAATTTAGTGAGATGTTAATTAAAATGAATTACGAGTATCCAAGTTTAATATCTTAA
- a CDS encoding flagellar biosynthetic protein FliQ — protein sequence MNLTPITQIFQDFFYSGLALILPVSLICIVVVIVVAILMAMMQIQDQSLTFLPKIIAFVVALFILGPWMFEHMTDLFVGIFSKLPLMIRV from the coding sequence ATGAATTTAACGCCGATTACGCAAATTTTTCAAGATTTTTTCTATAGTGGGCTGGCGCTAATTTTGCCGGTATCGCTCATTTGTATCGTGGTAGTGATTGTAGTTGCGATTTTGATGGCGATGATGCAAATTCAAGACCAATCGCTGACGTTTTTGCCGAAGATTATTGCTTTCGTAGTGGCGCTCTTTATTCTTGGACCGTGGATGTTTGAACACATGACGGATTTATTTGTAGGAATCTTTTCCAAATTACCCCTGATGATTAGGGTGTAA
- a CDS encoding DUF805 domain-containing protein: MGFLEAYKSFWKNYVNFNGRAPGSAYWYVWVWNMAICVGLYLLASTFGVSIMEGGGSLAGGVMAIFFVIVMWLYSAAIILPTLSLIVRRLHDTGKSGFFIFLGLIPVVGSIIILIFMSLESGGPNRYGDVYKKSDI, translated from the coding sequence ATGGGATTTTTAGAAGCTTATAAGTCATTTTGGAAGAACTATGTCAATTTTAATGGCCGTGCGCCAGGTTCAGCCTACTGGTATGTATGGGTTTGGAACATGGCAATTTGTGTGGGCCTTTATTTACTGGCTTCTACTTTTGGCGTGTCAATAATGGAAGGCGGGGGGAGCCTTGCTGGTGGAGTTATGGCAATATTTTTTGTAATTGTGATGTGGTTGTATTCAGCAGCTATTATATTACCTACACTTAGCCTTATTGTAAGACGTTTACATGATACAGGGAAAAGTGGCTTTTTCATTTTCCTTGGTTTAATTCCAGTCGTTGGTTCCATTATTATTTTAATATTTATGAGTCTTGAAAGTGGTGGACCAAACCGATATGGAGATGTCTATAAGAAATCGGATATTTAA
- a CDS encoding flagellar biosynthetic protein FliR, translating to MEFEFFLAVVIVFSRVASFLFFFPLLKGRNIPNSVKVVFGMAISIPVATWVDVSGITTLPDLLLRVTSEVVFGLALAKLVEMIAVIPKMAGFMIDYDLGFSQVNLIDPSYGTQNSITAAILDTFFVVIFLSLQGMDYLIYYLMKSFEFTASISILFEKGFIDLLLGTLGFALASAVSIALPIMGSIFIVNIILAFISKSAPQINIFMNAFIIKITFGIFILACAVPILSTVFKNLTDEMIQQYVSFFDYLLKK from the coding sequence ATGGAGTTTGAATTTTTTCTTGCTGTAGTGATTGTTTTCAGCCGAGTTGCCAGTTTTTTATTTTTCTTTCCGCTTTTAAAAGGGCGCAACATTCCGAACAGTGTCAAAGTGGTTTTTGGGATGGCGATATCTATTCCAGTTGCAACGTGGGTCGATGTTTCTGGTATCACGACGCTACCTGATTTGCTGCTCCGGGTCACGTCTGAAGTGGTATTTGGACTAGCGCTGGCAAAACTCGTGGAAATGATTGCGGTTATTCCGAAAATGGCTGGTTTTATGATTGATTATGATTTAGGTTTTTCGCAGGTGAACTTGATTGATCCGTCTTACGGGACGCAAAATTCGATTACGGCTGCGATTTTAGATACCTTTTTTGTAGTGATTTTCTTGTCGCTACAAGGGATGGATTACTTAATTTATTATTTAATGAAATCGTTTGAATTTACGGCTTCGATTTCGATTTTATTTGAAAAAGGGTTTATTGATTTATTGCTCGGGACGCTTGGTTTTGCACTTGCTTCTGCGGTGTCGATTGCGCTCCCGATTATGGGTAGTATTTTTATCGTTAATATCATTCTTGCTTTTATCTCTAAGAGCGCGCCGCAAATTAACATTTTTATGAATGCGTTTATTATCAAAATTACGTTTGGGATTTTCATCCTTGCGTGCGCGGTTCCTATCTTGAGTACAGTTTTTAAAAATTTGACAGATGAGATGATTCAACAATATGTGTCGTTTTTTGATTATTTACTGAAAAAATAG
- a CDS encoding lmo0673 family protein, with protein sequence MYIEIYTVNGESIRLDDDAKINNISIHELSKADLKNLFNEKCIELTKYDLTYFINTNQVNWFLVSEGIH encoded by the coding sequence ATGTATATCGAAATTTATACCGTAAATGGTGAATCTATTCGCCTTGACGACGACGCAAAAATCAACAACATCAGCATCCACGAATTATCTAAAGCAGATTTGAAAAACCTTTTTAACGAAAAATGTATCGAATTAACGAAATACGACTTAACGTATTTTATTAATACCAACCAAGTGAATTGGTTCCTTGTGAGTGAAGGAATCCATTAA
- a CDS encoding HNH endonuclease yields the protein MTWQGKGTQLYSCKRWRIVREIILKRDFYLCQCCKQQEGKIVHHIIPLRADLTKAYELSNLETVCASCHSQLHPERNAKIGYKKRSTKIDIVMFHKNKE from the coding sequence GTGACATGGCAAGGAAAAGGGACCCAACTATATTCTTGCAAGCGTTGGAGGATAGTTAGAGAGATAATATTGAAGCGAGACTTTTACCTATGCCAATGTTGTAAGCAACAAGAAGGAAAGATTGTTCATCATATTATTCCTTTGAGAGCCGATTTAACTAAAGCCTATGAACTATCAAACCTTGAAACTGTATGTGCAAGTTGTCATAGTCAATTACACCCTGAAAGAAATGCTAAAATTGGTTATAAAAAAAGGAGTACAAAAATAGATATTGTAATGTTTCATAAAAACAAAGAATGA
- a CDS encoding ABC transporter ATP-binding protein: MTYALEIKGLRKIYSTGVEALRGVDLTVEEGDFYALLGPNGAGKSTTIGIITSLVNKTSGQVSVFGYDLDTDIVRAKQQIGLVPQEFNFNPFETVQQIVVNQAGYYGVSRKEAIKRSEKYLKQSNLWEKRNERARMLSGGMKRRLMIARALMHEPKLLILDEPTAGVDIELRREMWTFLRELNEGGTTIILTTHYLEEAEMLCRNIGIIQSGELIENTSMKSLLSKLQFETFIFDLEPYEGSFEITGYNHVFEDKQTLSVEVERNQGVNHIFEQLSEHGIKVLSMRNKSNRLEELFLKITEEKHQVGEKHV, encoded by the coding sequence ATGACTTATGCACTTGAAATAAAAGGGTTAAGAAAAATTTATTCCACTGGGGTCGAAGCATTACGCGGTGTGGATTTGACGGTAGAGGAAGGGGATTTTTATGCGTTGCTTGGTCCTAATGGCGCTGGGAAATCAACGACTATCGGGATTATCACGTCGCTTGTTAATAAAACTTCTGGTCAAGTGAGCGTATTTGGTTACGATCTGGATACAGATATCGTTCGGGCAAAACAGCAAATCGGTCTTGTTCCGCAAGAATTCAACTTTAATCCATTCGAAACGGTTCAACAAATTGTTGTGAACCAAGCTGGATACTACGGTGTTTCTCGGAAGGAAGCTATCAAACGTAGTGAAAAATATTTAAAGCAATCGAACTTGTGGGAGAAACGTAATGAACGTGCGCGGATGCTCTCAGGCGGGATGAAACGCCGCTTGATGATTGCGCGTGCTCTAATGCATGAACCTAAGTTGCTCATTTTAGATGAACCGACTGCTGGGGTGGATATTGAGCTTAGACGCGAGATGTGGACGTTTTTAAGAGAGTTGAATGAAGGTGGTACGACGATTATTTTGACGACGCATTATTTAGAAGAAGCGGAGATGCTCTGTCGTAATATCGGAATTATTCAATCTGGGGAGTTGATTGAAAATACCAGCATGAAATCACTACTTTCTAAATTGCAATTCGAAACGTTTATTTTTGATTTAGAGCCGTATGAAGGATCTTTTGAAATTACGGGTTACAATCATGTGTTTGAAGATAAGCAAACCTTGTCGGTGGAAGTCGAACGAAATCAAGGGGTTAATCACATCTTTGAACAATTAAGTGAGCATGGGATAAAAGTACTTTCAATGCGCAATAAATCTAATCGACTCGAAGAACTATTTTTGAAAATTACCGAAGAAAAACATCAAGTGGGGGAGAAACATGTTTAA
- a CDS encoding DUF423 domain-containing protein, with the protein MRKTIITGAIFAGLAVLLGAFGAHALKDMLGSYASTWETGVQYQMFHAGGILVVGLLMEKQASRLYTWAAILFSVGIVFFSGSLYVLSISKVAVLGAITPIGGVCFVVGWFLLILGVARRTTSRY; encoded by the coding sequence ATGAGAAAAACGATTATTACTGGAGCCATTTTCGCGGGGCTGGCAGTTTTACTGGGGGCTTTTGGGGCGCATGCTTTAAAAGATATGCTCGGAAGTTATGCAAGTACTTGGGAAACCGGCGTTCAGTATCAAATGTTTCACGCAGGTGGCATTTTGGTAGTGGGATTATTAATGGAAAAACAAGCTAGTCGACTTTACACGTGGGCAGCGATTTTATTTTCGGTCGGAATTGTCTTTTTCTCCGGCAGTTTGTATGTTTTAAGTATTTCCAAAGTGGCCGTTTTAGGTGCGATTACGCCTATCGGTGGCGTTTGTTTTGTCGTTGGTTGGTTCTTGCTTATTTTAGGTGTAGCAAGAAGAACGACGAGCAGATACTAA
- a CDS encoding DUF1492 domain-containing protein, producing the protein MPGNGYKEFQSDVERAIVTAQTELEQAKLYIEDFDEAFAALTNYKTTNAEVRSRRREIFKLTFLKGWSRHKICDELAISETLFYKEEQEAIKQFSVRMGCYAVSHHSSKRKSGIWVE; encoded by the coding sequence ATGCCCGGCAATGGTTATAAAGAATTCCAATCAGATGTAGAACGAGCTATTGTTACTGCGCAAACTGAATTAGAACAAGCAAAATTGTATATAGAAGATTTCGATGAAGCATTTGCAGCATTAACGAATTATAAAACAACAAATGCAGAAGTCAGATCAAGAAGACGAGAAATATTTAAATTGACATTTCTTAAAGGTTGGTCACGTCATAAAATATGTGATGAGTTGGCAATAAGTGAAACTTTATTCTATAAAGAAGAACAAGAAGCAATTAAACAGTTTTCTGTTAGAATGGGATGTTATGCTGTTTCACACCACAGTTCAAAAAGGAAAAGTGGAATATGGGTGGAATAA
- a CDS encoding DUF805 domain-containing protein, translating into MGFLEAYKSFWKNYVNFSGRAPGSAFWYVIVWNIIINAPLLIMSKIFGVTEMLFGFGGGIALFFGGLRFLYWCGSIVPLTSLIVRRLHDTGKSGYFAFLGLIPIVGTIIIFIFMSFESDGPNRYGDVYKKSDI; encoded by the coding sequence ATGGGATTTTTAGAAGCTTATAAGTCATTTTGGAAGAACTATGTCAATTTTAGTGGTCGTGCACCAGGTTCTGCATTCTGGTATGTAATAGTTTGGAACATTATAATTAATGCACCTCTGCTTATTATGTCAAAAATTTTTGGTGTTACAGAAATGTTATTTGGATTTGGTGGCGGGATTGCGCTCTTTTTTGGAGGTTTACGGTTTTTGTATTGGTGTGGCTCTATAGTTCCACTAACTAGTCTAATCGTAAGGCGTTTACATGACACTGGGAAAAGTGGTTATTTTGCTTTTCTTGGTTTAATTCCAATCGTTGGTACCATTATTATTTTTATATTTATGAGTTTTGAAAGTGATGGACCAAACCGATATGGAGATGTCTATAAAAAATCGGATATTTAA
- a CDS encoding SDR family oxidoreductase, with product MMNKENPLNKYHTGKFEKQRQDYPGLQSKMTPVPDTGESSYQGANKLTGKKAFVTGGDSGIGRAAVIAYAREGADVAINYHPDEEVDAQEVKKIVEEAGQKCILLPGDLRKEGFAQEVVKKAYNELGGLDILVLNAGLQQYQFDIQKLPAEQLRDTFEVNVFSVVFAIQEALNYLKAGASIILTSSIQGVKPSAHLVDYAMTKSSLISLTKSLAAQLGEKGIRINAVAPGPIWTPLQISGGQPQESIPEFGQNQPLGRAGQPAELASAYVLLASDKASYTTGQVYGITGGAPIN from the coding sequence ATGATGAATAAAGAAAATCCATTAAACAAATATCATACAGGGAAATTTGAAAAGCAACGGCAAGATTACCCTGGTTTGCAAAGTAAAATGACGCCTGTTCCAGATACGGGTGAGTCGAGCTATCAAGGTGCGAATAAATTAACGGGGAAAAAGGCTTTTGTTACAGGTGGCGATTCCGGGATTGGGCGAGCTGCTGTTATTGCTTATGCGAGAGAAGGCGCCGATGTGGCGATTAACTATCATCCAGATGAAGAGGTTGACGCGCAAGAAGTGAAAAAAATTGTGGAAGAAGCTGGGCAAAAATGTATCTTATTGCCAGGCGATTTACGTAAGGAAGGTTTCGCGCAAGAAGTAGTGAAAAAAGCATACAACGAGTTGGGTGGATTAGATATTCTTGTACTCAATGCAGGTTTACAACAGTATCAATTCGATATCCAAAAACTCCCAGCGGAACAATTGCGCGATACGTTTGAAGTGAATGTATTTTCGGTAGTTTTTGCCATTCAAGAAGCACTCAATTACTTAAAAGCAGGCGCGAGCATTATTTTAACTTCCTCCATTCAAGGTGTTAAACCGAGCGCGCACTTGGTTGATTACGCGATGACAAAAAGTAGTTTGATTTCATTAACGAAAAGTTTAGCTGCACAACTAGGTGAAAAAGGTATTCGAATTAATGCAGTTGCACCAGGACCAATTTGGACCCCACTTCAAATCTCTGGCGGTCAGCCACAAGAAAGCATTCCAGAATTCGGTCAAAACCAACCATTAGGACGAGCAGGGCAACCCGCAGAACTCGCGAGCGCTTATGTGTTGCTAGCATCAGATAAGGCAAGTTACACAACTGGCCAAGTATATGGAATCACGGGTGGAGCCCCAATTAACTAA
- a CDS encoding phage terminase small subunit P27 family, translating to MPMPAKSARLKLLHGNTGKQNTNELKKRAKNEERMKMPTDKLRSPPWLDKEGREAFLFVVKELTEIDVAGNADLHTIALYADFYSQYLKYRRLVKAKGNWGGGRSNPFIAKMDSAAKQMRAYSADLGLSPVARSRLAIKLAEEDETEWT from the coding sequence ATGCCTATGCCGGCAAAATCTGCAAGATTAAAATTACTTCATGGAAATACAGGAAAACAGAATACAAATGAACTAAAAAAACGTGCAAAAAATGAAGAAAGAATGAAAATGCCTACAGATAAGCTTCGGTCTCCACCTTGGTTAGATAAGGAAGGGAGAGAAGCTTTTTTGTTTGTAGTGAAAGAGCTGACAGAAATAGACGTTGCTGGGAATGCAGATTTACACACTATTGCGCTTTATGCGGATTTTTATTCGCAGTATCTTAAATACCGAAGGCTTGTTAAAGCGAAAGGTAATTGGGGTGGTGGAAGATCCAATCCTTTTATTGCAAAAATGGATAGTGCGGCCAAGCAGATGCGAGCTTATAGCGCTGACTTAGGGTTGTCACCTGTTGCGCGGTCAAGGTTGGCTATTAAGTTGGCTGAAGAAGATGAAACAGAATGGACCTAG
- a CDS encoding flagellar type III secretion system pore protein FliP, with amino-acid sequence MRKITSRRVFQVSFIVIFAISLVVFWPGVNVHAESWMDSLGVNGTDGVNSSVALFVLVTVLSLSASIVLMFTHFTYCIIVLGLTRQGLGATNLPPNQVLVGLALFLSLFMMQPLITAWYDDVYKPSQKEEWSASKVWDETQPLLTKYVAENTYKHDINMMLKAEGEDPVTNKEDAPLMALMPAFILTQITQGFLTGMFIYLAFIFIDLIVSTLLMYLGMMMVPPMTISLPFKILVFIFIGGYGLITNMIFQTIHF; translated from the coding sequence ATGCGTAAAATAACTTCTAGACGAGTATTTCAAGTATCTTTTATTGTTATTTTTGCAATTTCATTGGTTGTTTTTTGGCCGGGTGTGAATGTGCATGCCGAGAGTTGGATGGATTCGCTTGGTGTGAATGGAACGGACGGGGTTAATTCTAGTGTGGCGCTGTTTGTACTAGTTACGGTTCTTTCTTTGTCTGCATCTATTGTATTAATGTTCACACACTTTACTTACTGTATTATCGTCCTTGGATTAACGAGGCAAGGACTTGGCGCGACGAACTTGCCGCCTAACCAAGTACTTGTTGGCCTGGCGCTGTTCTTATCTTTGTTTATGATGCAGCCGCTGATTACTGCTTGGTATGACGATGTGTATAAACCTTCGCAAAAAGAAGAGTGGAGCGCGTCGAAAGTTTGGGACGAAACGCAGCCGCTTCTGACAAAATATGTTGCGGAAAATACATATAAGCATGATATTAACATGATGTTGAAAGCAGAAGGAGAAGATCCAGTTACAAACAAAGAGGATGCACCGCTTATGGCTTTGATGCCTGCTTTTATTTTGACACAGATTACCCAAGGATTTTTAACTGGGATGTTTATATACTTGGCGTTTATTTTTATAGATTTAATTGTTAGTACGTTACTGATGTATCTTGGGATGATGATGGTGCCGCCGATGACCATTAGCTTACCGTTTAAGATTCTTGTTTTTATTTTCATTGGCGGGTACGGACTGATTACCAACATGATTTTTCAAACAATTCACTTTTAA
- a CDS encoding matrixin family metalloprotease — MAKKRFMVIFLIVLSIFVLLNPVKSSAYVLNKQKMANPKSINYFNDSSIIKEKLDSYMTYATKWNYSGSQVKVSRSIGAVGVEIKNSYSNKNSGTYATTYYTTKQSARIIYYKSFKNTSAAKKRETVVHEVGHTIGLSHTQSKNNSVSVMRALNFNQKAYPLADDKKGINAKY; from the coding sequence ATGGCTAAAAAAAGGTTTATGGTTATTTTCTTAATAGTACTATCGATTTTTGTATTATTAAATCCAGTAAAGAGTAGTGCTTATGTACTTAATAAACAAAAGATGGCTAACCCTAAGAGTATTAATTATTTTAATGATTCTTCAATAATTAAGGAAAAGCTTGACAGTTATATGACTTACGCAACAAAATGGAACTATTCTGGAAGTCAAGTAAAGGTTAGTAGAAGTATAGGCGCAGTAGGTGTAGAGATAAAAAATTCTTATAGCAATAAAAATTCTGGTACATATGCTACAACATATTATACAACTAAACAAAGTGCAAGGATAATTTATTATAAATCGTTTAAAAACACTAGCGCAGCTAAGAAGAGAGAAACTGTTGTTCATGAAGTTGGACATACAATTGGGTTATCACATACTCAAAGTAAAAATAATTCTGTTTCTGTTATGAGAGCTCTAAATTTCAATCAAAAAGCGTACCCGTTAGCTGATGATAAAAAAGGTATAAATGCTAAATACTAA
- a CDS encoding DUF5327 family protein, with translation MIISDSKIFEQMESELAKAKAATTKASQDKHLHGLMLLVQLAKTGDERSAEVEPISIPVAEPAQIASMDGKKIELEDGANGDSLLDF, from the coding sequence ATGATTATTTCAGATTCAAAGATTTTTGAACAAATGGAAAGTGAATTAGCGAAAGCAAAAGCGGCGACAACAAAAGCGAGCCAAGATAAGCATTTGCATGGCTTGATGTTGCTTGTTCAACTTGCGAAAACGGGCGATGAGAGAAGTGCGGAAGTAGAACCGATCTCTATTCCAGTAGCCGAGCCAGCACAGATTGCAAGTATGGACGGCAAGAAAATAGAGTTAGAAGATGGCGCGAATGGAGATTCGTTGCTTGATTTTTAG
- a CDS encoding DUF2188 domain-containing protein: MPWTKNNYPDSWKNLRKTEREKAIEIGNALLKDGYSENRAIPIATSKAEEWYKNHKE; encoded by the coding sequence ATGCCATGGACCAAAAATAATTACCCGGATTCTTGGAAAAATCTAAGAAAAACGGAACGCGAAAAGGCGATCGAAATCGGCAATGCATTATTGAAGGATGGCTATTCAGAAAACCGTGCCATTCCTATTGCGACCTCGAAGGCGGAAGAATGGTATAAAAATCATAAAGAATAG
- the mogR gene encoding motility genes transcriptional repressor MogR, translating into MPKSEIRKLLQEIKKQVDNPGNSSTTEIKKMASDAGINEQTAEEIYHLLTEFYQAVEEHGGIEKYMHSNISWLKIELELLSACYQIAILEDMKVLDISEMLSLNDLRIFPKTPSQLQNTYYKLKKELIQVEDIPKNKPGRKRKTQKNTKKEKTNIFGKVVPAEFKAPTSIKEQISYDKSREKNLVDLLSGVKSNVQLLSENQGEENNVYDLLKSIYSLSSLAVQKEELDKKYQDLQTKCQELEQENSYLKQQNETMTDSFHTLVLQAADFAYANDLDQIQALPLFSQQLVVTLNQLGVFKENYKQM; encoded by the coding sequence ATGCCTAAATCAGAAATAAGAAAATTACTCCAAGAAATCAAAAAACAAGTAGATAATCCGGGGAATTCATCTACAACTGAAATTAAAAAAATGGCTTCAGACGCTGGCATTAACGAACAAACTGCCGAAGAAATCTACCATTTACTCACTGAATTTTATCAAGCCGTTGAAGAACACGGTGGAATCGAAAAATATATGCATTCCAACATTAGTTGGTTAAAAATCGAATTAGAACTACTTTCCGCATGTTACCAAATTGCTATTTTAGAAGATATGAAAGTCCTTGATATCTCTGAGATGCTCAGCCTAAACGATTTGCGGATCTTTCCAAAGACACCAAGCCAACTGCAAAACACTTACTACAAACTAAAAAAAGAGCTTATCCAAGTAGAAGATATTCCTAAAAATAAGCCAGGCCGAAAAAGAAAAACACAAAAAAATACAAAAAAAGAAAAAACCAATATTTTCGGTAAAGTCGTACCAGCTGAATTCAAAGCACCAACATCCATCAAAGAACAAATCAGTTACGACAAATCACGCGAAAAAAACCTGGTAGATCTACTGTCTGGCGTTAAAAGCAACGTGCAACTTTTAAGCGAAAACCAAGGCGAAGAAAACAACGTATATGACTTACTCAAAAGCATTTACTCCCTGTCATCCCTTGCCGTCCAAAAAGAAGAACTCGACAAAAAATACCAAGATTTACAAACGAAATGCCAAGAACTGGAACAAGAAAATTCTTATTTAAAACAACAAAACGAAACGATGACAGACTCGTTCCATACACTCGTGTTACAAGCAGCTGATTTCGCATACGCCAACGACTTAGACCAAATTCAAGCACTCCCACTTTTCAGCCAACAACTCGTCGTAACACTAAACCAACTTGGCGTGTTCAAAGAAAATTATAAACAAATGTAA